A genome region from Bordetella genomosp. 10 includes the following:
- a CDS encoding HlyD family secretion protein, with protein MTISLSRYRKPIIAIAVLAALAGGWYAWKGLPDDGPGAGFASGNGRIEATEIDISTKLAGRIQEVLANEGDFVKAGQPLARMQVDTLQAQYEEAKANSQEALHAVAAARAQVALRQSDVAASQANTEQRRAELDAARRRLARSETLAREGASSQQELDDDRARVRSAQAAVNASQAQVVAAQAAVEAAKAQQVGAAARVTATEATVARIQADLADSVLSSPRDGRIQFRVAQPGEVLAAGGKVLNLVDLSDVYMTLFLPETVAGRIALGAEARIVLDAAPQYVIPAKVSFVANTAQFTPKTVETASERQKLMFRVKAQISRELLERHLTQVKTGLPGVAWVKLDANAPWPASLASRVPD; from the coding sequence ATGACCATTTCCCTATCCCGATACCGGAAGCCGATTATTGCGATCGCCGTCCTCGCCGCGCTTGCGGGCGGGTGGTACGCGTGGAAAGGCCTGCCGGACGACGGGCCCGGCGCGGGATTCGCCAGCGGCAACGGCCGCATCGAAGCCACCGAAATCGATATCTCGACCAAGCTCGCCGGCCGCATACAGGAGGTGCTTGCCAACGAAGGCGATTTCGTCAAGGCCGGGCAGCCGCTGGCGCGCATGCAGGTCGACACCTTGCAGGCCCAGTACGAAGAAGCGAAGGCCAACAGCCAGGAAGCCTTGCACGCCGTCGCCGCGGCGCGCGCCCAGGTCGCCCTGCGGCAAAGCGACGTCGCGGCGAGCCAGGCCAATACGGAACAACGCCGCGCGGAACTGGACGCCGCCCGGCGGCGGCTCGCCCGTTCCGAGACCCTGGCCCGGGAAGGCGCCTCGTCGCAGCAGGAACTGGACGACGACCGGGCTCGCGTGCGCAGCGCCCAGGCGGCCGTCAACGCCAGCCAGGCGCAAGTCGTCGCGGCCCAGGCCGCGGTCGAGGCGGCCAAGGCCCAGCAAGTCGGCGCGGCGGCCCGCGTCACCGCGACCGAGGCCACCGTCGCGCGCATCCAGGCCGACCTCGCCGACAGCGTGCTCAGCTCGCCGCGCGACGGCCGGATCCAGTTCCGGGTCGCCCAGCCGGGCGAGGTGCTGGCCGCCGGCGGCAAGGTCCTCAACCTGGTCGACCTCTCCGACGTGTACATGACCCTGTTCCTGCCGGAAACCGTCGCCGGCCGCATCGCCCTCGGCGCCGAGGCGCGCATCGTCCTGGATGCGGCGCCCCAATACGTCATTCCGGCCAAGGTTTCCTTCGTCGCGAACACGGCCCAGTTCACGCCCAAGACGGTGGAAACGGCGTCCGAACGCCAGAAACTGATGTTCCGGGTCAAGGCGCAGATTTCCCGCGAATTGCTCGAACGGCACCTGACGCAGGTAAAGACCGGCTTGCCCGGCGTGGCCTGGGTCAAGCTGGACGCCAACGCGCCCTGGCCCGCGTCGCTGGCCTCGCGCGTGCCGGACTGA
- a CDS encoding efflux transporter outer membrane subunit, with amino-acid sequence MRGDLQGARRQFFAVLAATLLSGCISSAPPAPPPLPVQAAWPADTADPNAPQAAATPQETAAAADLPWRGFFTDARLQSLIEKALDNNRDLRAAVSRVEQARAAYGIQRSALFPQIEGDAQATRSRVPGDLNLTGRPVTASTYGLSVGLTTWELDLWGRVRSLKDAALQDFLATRAAQSAIRVSLIGQVANGYLGLRELDERIALADRTVASRQESLRIFTRRYEVGSISKLDLTQVDTLLRQAQALRVQLAQSRANQAHALGLLVGSADELEALPVPAQSDDAVFRPLRPGLPADLLVSRPDIAAAEHALQAAHANIRAARAAFFPRIALTGDFGTASAELDGLFKHGSRAWSFTPTLALPLFDGGQRSANLDLARARANEAVADYEKTIQTAFREVADALSDRRWLAEQVGIQRATLEVQTERARLAQLRYDSGAAAYLEVLDAQRDLLEAQQQLVQVRRGLLSSNVTLYAALGGGAIDPPAQSDSR; translated from the coding sequence ATGCGCGGTGACTTGCAAGGCGCACGCAGGCAGTTCTTCGCCGTGCTGGCCGCCACACTTCTTTCGGGGTGCATCTCGTCCGCGCCGCCCGCCCCGCCGCCCTTGCCGGTGCAAGCGGCGTGGCCGGCCGACACCGCCGATCCCAACGCGCCGCAAGCCGCGGCAACCCCGCAAGAGACCGCCGCGGCCGCCGACCTGCCGTGGCGCGGCTTCTTCACGGACGCGCGGCTGCAATCCCTCATCGAAAAAGCCCTGGACAACAATCGCGACCTGCGCGCGGCGGTGTCGCGGGTGGAACAGGCCCGCGCCGCCTACGGCATCCAGCGCTCGGCGCTGTTCCCGCAAATCGAGGGCGACGCGCAGGCGACCCGGTCGCGCGTGCCGGGCGACCTGAACCTCACCGGCCGTCCCGTCACGGCAAGCACCTACGGCCTGTCGGTCGGACTCACCACCTGGGAACTGGACCTCTGGGGCCGCGTCCGCAGCCTCAAGGACGCGGCCCTGCAGGACTTCCTGGCCACGCGCGCGGCGCAGTCCGCCATACGGGTATCGCTCATCGGCCAGGTCGCGAACGGGTATCTCGGATTGCGCGAACTCGACGAGCGTATCGCGCTGGCCGACCGCACCGTCGCCAGCCGCCAGGAGTCCCTGCGCATCTTCACCCGCCGCTACGAAGTCGGCTCGATCTCCAAGCTGGACCTCACCCAGGTCGACACGCTGCTGCGCCAGGCGCAGGCGCTGCGGGTGCAACTGGCGCAGAGCCGCGCCAACCAGGCGCATGCGCTGGGCCTGCTGGTGGGCAGCGCCGACGAGCTGGAAGCCCTGCCCGTCCCGGCGCAATCCGACGACGCGGTGTTCCGGCCGCTGCGCCCAGGCTTGCCCGCCGACCTGCTGGTCTCCCGGCCGGACATCGCCGCCGCCGAACACGCGTTGCAGGCCGCCCATGCCAACATCCGCGCCGCGCGCGCGGCCTTCTTTCCCCGCATCGCGCTGACGGGGGATTTCGGCACCGCCAGCGCCGAACTGGACGGCCTGTTCAAACACGGCAGCCGGGCCTGGTCGTTCACGCCCACGCTTGCCCTGCCGCTGTTCGACGGCGGGCAGCGCAGCGCCAACCTGGACCTGGCCCGGGCCCGCGCCAACGAGGCCGTGGCCGACTACGAAAAGACCATCCAGACCGCCTTCCGCGAAGTCGCCGACGCCCTTTCCGACCGGCGCTGGCTGGCCGAACAGGTCGGCATCCAACGCGCCACGCTGGAGGTGCAGACCGAACGCGCGCGGCTCGCGCAGCTCCGCTACGACAGCGGCGCCGCGGCCTATCTCGAAGTCCTCGACGCCCAGCGCGACCTGCTCGAGGCGCAACAACAACTGGTGCAGGTGCGCCGCGGCCTGCTGTCGAGCAACGTGACGCTGTACGCCGCGCTGGGCGGCGGCGCCATCGACCCGCCCGCCCAATCCGACTCCCGCTAA
- a CDS encoding TetR/AcrR family transcriptional regulator: MSKATSPAPRKRVRLSPEIRKEQILDAALVEFGAHGFSATSIDRIGARAQLSKAGVYAHFASKDEIFETLLMRSLTPSFAAQDWCPSPARPLEAIVDTYIDSSYDRFKEPRVAAVLRLLIAESGRMPQLVRRWRGEVLQPYLDQQQKMIDRCVAQGAVRPGPLTDFFDIVVAPVAQAWMMFLVFGDDFLRRDLKKLKEAHRKLLLDTLRLPEPAPARRRKRA, translated from the coding sequence ATGAGCAAAGCCACCAGCCCGGCGCCGCGCAAGCGCGTCCGGCTATCGCCCGAAATCCGCAAGGAGCAGATCCTCGACGCCGCGCTGGTTGAGTTCGGCGCGCACGGCTTTTCCGCCACCTCGATCGACAGGATCGGCGCGCGCGCGCAGCTTTCCAAGGCGGGCGTCTACGCGCACTTCGCCAGCAAGGACGAGATTTTCGAGACCCTGCTGATGCGATCGCTCACGCCTTCGTTCGCGGCGCAGGACTGGTGCCCCTCGCCGGCGCGGCCGCTGGAAGCCATCGTCGATACCTACATCGATTCCTCCTACGACCGGTTCAAGGAGCCGCGCGTCGCGGCGGTGCTGCGCCTGCTGATCGCCGAGAGCGGGCGCATGCCGCAGCTCGTGCGCCGCTGGCGCGGCGAAGTGCTCCAGCCTTACCTGGACCAGCAGCAGAAGATGATCGACCGTTGCGTGGCGCAGGGCGCGGTGCGGCCGGGCCCGTTGACGGATTTCTTCGATATCGTGGTGGCTCCTGTCGCGCAAGCGTGGATGATGTTCCTGGTTTTCGGCGATGACTTTCTTCGGCGCGACCTGAAAAAGCTCAAGGAAGCGCACCGTAAATTACTGCTGGATACCCTGCGCCTGCCCGAGCCGGCGCCGGCGCGCCGAAGAAAGCGGGCATGA
- a CDS encoding Crp/Fnr family transcriptional regulator → MTERGPAATDYRPSIKAVPFMKGAAGEAIQLLSSAEQEALIKVSRLIRLPKYTELYTKGSEARYIYNIVSGVAETYHSMSNGSKRVTAFLFPHDLVGLAENGAYVSNAQSLTPLVAYQIPVNALRDALVRDPKLDFGLLSKLCHDLRRSQYHTLTVSLNEAAARVSSFLLWIKEAYPEGMSDGNELTLPMARHHIADYLGLSTESVSRALLALEQAGAIARKSPRSVVLADIPALAGIAVQGA, encoded by the coding sequence ATGACGGAGCGTGGGCCGGCAGCCACGGACTATCGCCCCTCCATCAAGGCGGTGCCTTTCATGAAAGGCGCCGCGGGAGAAGCGATTCAATTATTGTCGTCCGCCGAGCAGGAAGCGCTGATCAAGGTATCGCGCCTGATCCGTCTTCCCAAGTACACCGAGCTCTATACGAAAGGGAGCGAGGCCCGGTACATCTACAACATCGTGAGCGGTGTCGCCGAAACGTACCACTCGATGTCGAATGGATCCAAGCGCGTTACGGCCTTCCTGTTCCCCCACGACCTGGTCGGGTTGGCCGAAAACGGCGCCTACGTATCGAACGCGCAATCGCTGACCCCGCTGGTCGCCTACCAGATTCCGGTCAACGCGCTGCGGGATGCGCTGGTTCGCGATCCAAAGCTGGATTTCGGCCTGCTGTCCAAGCTGTGCCATGACCTTCGACGTTCCCAGTACCATACGCTGACCGTGTCCTTGAACGAAGCCGCGGCGCGCGTCTCCAGCTTCCTGCTGTGGATCAAGGAAGCCTACCCGGAAGGCATGAGCGATGGAAACGAGTTGACGCTGCCCATGGCGCGGCACCACATCGCCGACTATCTCGGGCTCTCGACCGAATCCGTCAGCAGGGCCTTGCTCGCGCTGGAGCAGGCAGGCGCCATCGCCCGCAAAAGCCCGCGTTCCGTCGTCCTTGCCGACATACCGGCGTTGGCGGGAATCGCGGTGCAAGGCGCGTGA
- a CDS encoding alpha/beta fold hydrolase — protein MTAKSSVQASELAMLCVPAFWPMAMAKTLMDEERELYAKNLKFIGEEVKIRTTLKPRLANHSHPRLDLRTMVLRDYGKPGEGLPTLVAAPYAGHTAMIADYRKGQSLVETLLANGVGHVALTDWKSATLDMKDLEVDNYLAELVVAIDDLGGRVNLVGLCQGGWTSAMIAARFPEKVNKLVLAGSPIDTDAGNGPIKRMAHESPLSFYEDLVRLGGGLMLGKFMLRGWKNMHPVEHYVQKHIDLYEHIDDPAYLAKEEVFESWYENPLDLPGRWYLQVIAQIFQENRLAKGRFVALGRQLDLHAITCPTYLLAGAEDDITTPEQVLDAQKYIGTAPARIVSKTVPGGHIGLFMGSRTLKEHWPEIARWIAGA, from the coding sequence ATGACCGCAAAATCTTCCGTCCAAGCCTCCGAACTCGCCATGCTGTGCGTGCCGGCCTTCTGGCCGATGGCCATGGCCAAGACCCTGATGGACGAGGAGCGCGAGCTGTACGCGAAGAACCTCAAGTTCATCGGCGAAGAGGTGAAGATCCGCACCACGCTCAAGCCCAGGCTCGCCAACCATAGCCATCCGCGGCTGGACCTGCGCACCATGGTCCTGCGCGACTACGGCAAGCCCGGCGAGGGCCTGCCCACGCTGGTGGCCGCGCCCTATGCCGGCCACACCGCGATGATCGCCGACTACCGCAAGGGCCAGAGCCTGGTCGAGACCCTGCTGGCCAACGGCGTCGGCCACGTGGCCCTGACCGACTGGAAATCCGCCACGCTGGACATGAAGGACCTGGAGGTGGACAACTACCTGGCAGAACTCGTCGTGGCCATCGACGACCTGGGCGGGCGCGTCAACCTCGTGGGCCTGTGCCAGGGCGGCTGGACCTCCGCCATGATCGCCGCCCGCTTTCCGGAAAAGGTCAACAAGCTGGTCCTGGCCGGTTCGCCCATCGACACCGACGCCGGCAACGGCCCCATCAAGCGCATGGCGCACGAATCGCCGCTGTCCTTCTACGAGGACCTGGTCCGCCTGGGCGGCGGCCTGATGCTGGGCAAGTTCATGCTGCGCGGCTGGAAGAACATGCATCCGGTGGAGCACTACGTACAGAAGCACATCGACCTGTACGAGCACATCGACGACCCCGCCTACCTGGCCAAGGAAGAAGTCTTCGAAAGCTGGTACGAGAATCCGCTCGACCTGCCCGGCCGCTGGTACCTGCAGGTGATCGCGCAGATCTTCCAGGAGAACCGCCTGGCCAAGGGCCGCTTCGTCGCGTTGGGCCGCCAACTGGACCTGCACGCCATCACCTGCCCCACCTATCTGCTGGCCGGCGCCGAGGACGACATCACCACGCCGGAACAGGTGCTGGACGCGCAGAAGTACATCGGCACGGCGCCGGCGCGCATCGTCTCCAAGACGGTGCCGGGCGGGCACATCGGCCTGTTCATGGGCTCCCGCACCCTGAAGGAGCACTGGCCGGAAATCGCCCGCTGGATCGCCGGCGCGTGA
- a CDS encoding bifunctional enoyl-CoA hydratase/phosphate acetyltransferase: MDRIENRTYAELRIGDSASLARTLSHRDIELFSVMAGDAAPMSLDEGVTHSEQFQATVAHGMWAEALLSTVLGTRLPGPGTMFLEQALRFVRPIAVGDAITVSVRVTDKDDATHRVALDCRAVNQNGEDVITGTVQVAAPTEKVSRPRAALPDVELVQRGRGYERLIALTRELPPLRTAVVHPVDTPSLVGAIEAARAKLITPVLVGPLAKIQAAAERARIDLGPYEIVPTEHSEAAAEQAVLMARAGKVQALMKGSLHTDELMRAVVSGADGLRTARRISHVFAIDAPAYPRPLFVTDAAINVAPTLEDKRDIIQNAIDLVHALGIAQPRVAILSAVETVTGKLRSTLDAAALCKMADRGQITGGILDGPLAFDNAVSAAAAATKGIHSPVAGRADIFVVPDLEAGNMLAKQLEYLAGAQIAGIVLGARVPIILTSRADETLARLGSCAIALLLAHHQAAA; the protein is encoded by the coding sequence ATGGACCGGATAGAGAATCGCACGTATGCGGAGCTGCGCATCGGCGACTCGGCGAGCCTCGCGCGCACGCTTTCGCATCGCGATATCGAGCTCTTTTCCGTCATGGCGGGCGACGCCGCGCCCATGAGCCTGGACGAAGGCGTGACGCACAGCGAGCAGTTCCAGGCCACCGTGGCGCACGGCATGTGGGCGGAGGCGCTGCTCTCCACCGTGCTGGGCACGCGCCTGCCGGGGCCGGGCACGATGTTCCTGGAGCAGGCACTGCGTTTCGTCAGGCCCATCGCCGTGGGCGACGCGATCACGGTGTCGGTGCGCGTCACCGACAAGGACGACGCCACGCACCGCGTCGCGCTGGATTGCCGCGCCGTCAACCAGAACGGCGAGGACGTCATCACGGGCACGGTCCAGGTGGCCGCGCCCACGGAAAAGGTCTCGCGCCCGCGCGCCGCCCTGCCCGACGTCGAACTGGTCCAGCGCGGCCGCGGCTACGAACGCCTCATCGCCCTGACCCGCGAGCTGCCGCCCCTGCGCACGGCCGTCGTGCATCCGGTGGACACGCCGTCGCTGGTCGGCGCCATCGAGGCGGCCCGCGCCAAGCTCATCACGCCCGTGCTGGTCGGGCCGCTGGCGAAGATCCAGGCCGCCGCCGAGCGCGCCCGCATCGACCTTGGCCCCTACGAAATCGTGCCCACCGAGCACAGCGAAGCCGCCGCCGAACAGGCCGTCCTCATGGCCCGCGCGGGCAAGGTGCAGGCCTTGATGAAGGGCTCGCTGCACACCGACGAACTGATGCGCGCCGTGGTCAGCGGCGCCGACGGCCTGCGCACGGCGCGGCGCATCAGCCACGTCTTCGCCATCGACGCGCCGGCCTACCCGCGGCCCCTGTTCGTCACCGACGCGGCGATCAACGTCGCGCCGACGCTGGAGGACAAGCGCGACATCATCCAGAACGCCATCGACCTGGTCCACGCCCTGGGCATCGCGCAACCCCGCGTCGCCATCCTGTCCGCGGTGGAAACCGTCACCGGCAAGCTGCGCTCCACGCTGGACGCCGCCGCGCTCTGCAAGATGGCCGACCGCGGGCAGATCACCGGCGGCATCCTCGACGGCCCCCTCGCCTTCGACAACGCCGTCTCGGCCGCGGCGGCGGCGACCAAGGGCATCCACTCGCCCGTGGCCGGCCGCGCGGACATCTTCGTGGTGCCGGACCTGGAGGCGGGGAATATGCTGGCCAAGCAGCTCGAATACCTCGCCGGCGCGCAGATCGCCGGCATCGTGCTGGGCGCGCGCGTGCCCATCATCCTGACCAGCCGCGCCGACGAGACCCTGGCGCGGCTGGGATCCTGCGCCATCGCCCTGCTGCTGGCGCATCACCAGGCCGCGGCCTGA
- a CDS encoding thioesterase family protein, translated as MKNQNASRPSSYFESVGASRFVPTLHVGGGWNPAEQHIAPALGLLAHLVETHRDARRQDGLQIGRASYDIYGTLPMEACDVEIEVIRPGRTIELVEARLSHEGRVGLTLRAWLMAAMDTEALAGDPFPRLPAPDDLPPWDMTGVWPGGYVRSLQLRRAEAVPGAATYWVDTDVQLLAGASPSPTARLLGLLDTANGVSPRAHPKDVAFPNIDLTAHLLRQPVGGWVGFDTKVGFGPAGLGVTHSIVHDARGPVAVLSQSLTVRPRTA; from the coding sequence ATGAAAAACCAGAATGCTTCCCGGCCTTCATCGTATTTCGAATCGGTGGGCGCGTCGCGCTTCGTGCCGACGCTTCACGTGGGCGGCGGGTGGAATCCCGCCGAGCAGCATATCGCGCCGGCGCTGGGCCTGTTGGCCCATCTGGTGGAGACGCACCGCGACGCGCGCCGCCAGGACGGCTTGCAGATCGGGCGGGCCAGCTACGACATCTACGGCACGCTGCCCATGGAGGCGTGCGACGTGGAGATCGAGGTCATCCGGCCCGGCCGGACCATCGAGCTGGTGGAGGCGCGCCTGAGCCATGAAGGCCGCGTGGGACTGACGTTGCGGGCGTGGCTCATGGCCGCGATGGACACCGAGGCGCTGGCGGGCGATCCCTTTCCCCGGCTGCCGGCGCCGGACGACCTGCCGCCCTGGGACATGACCGGCGTCTGGCCGGGCGGCTACGTTCGCAGCCTGCAACTGCGCCGCGCCGAGGCGGTTCCGGGCGCCGCGACCTACTGGGTCGATACGGACGTGCAGCTCCTGGCGGGCGCCAGCCCCAGTCCGACGGCCAGGCTGCTGGGCCTGCTCGACACCGCCAACGGCGTCAGCCCGCGCGCGCATCCCAAGGACGTGGCCTTTCCGAACATAGACCTGACGGCCCATCTGCTGCGGCAGCCGGTGGGCGGCTGGGTCGGCTTCGACACCAAGGTCGGCTTCGGTCCCGCCGGGCTGGGCGTGACCCACAGCATCGTCCACGACGCGCGGGGGCCGGTGGCCGTGCTGAGCCAGTCCCTGACCGTGCGGCCGAGGACGGCGTGA
- a CDS encoding sn-glycerol-3-phosphate import ATP-binding protein UgpC yields the protein MATLSFRNVKKTYAGNVPVIHGIDMDIMDGEFVVIVGPSGCGKSTLMRMVAGLEEITSGSIEIDGKEVNNLEPAERDIAMVFQNYALYPHMSVFQNMAYGLKIRKMPKDEIRKRVEAAAQILELGPLLERRPRQLSGGQRQRVAMGRAIVREPKVFLFDEPLSNLDAKLRVAMRLELLKMHRRLGTTSLYVTHDQVEAMTLAHRMIVMNKGIPEQIGTPMEVFEKPASTFVAGFIGSPPMNLINVHAHGDGTLKTEDGLDLAIPPTAVPGAVRGRDIVMGMRPEHMVLNSPGMRVEVEMVETLGSEQLVHCRCGKAAVVVRCTTRQMQEAVIKAGDQLNIGPDGRHELHWFEIQGGKRVKGT from the coding sequence ATGGCTACTCTCAGCTTCCGCAACGTCAAGAAAACCTACGCCGGCAACGTGCCGGTGATCCACGGCATCGACATGGACATCATGGACGGCGAGTTCGTCGTCATCGTCGGGCCGTCGGGCTGCGGCAAATCCACGCTGATGCGCATGGTGGCCGGCCTGGAGGAGATCACTAGCGGCTCCATCGAGATCGACGGCAAGGAGGTCAACAACCTGGAGCCGGCCGAGCGCGACATCGCCATGGTGTTCCAGAACTACGCCCTGTATCCGCACATGAGCGTGTTCCAGAACATGGCCTACGGCCTGAAGATCCGCAAGATGCCCAAGGACGAGATCCGCAAGCGGGTCGAGGCCGCCGCGCAGATCCTCGAACTCGGCCCGCTGCTGGAGCGCCGCCCGCGCCAGTTGTCCGGCGGCCAGCGCCAGCGCGTGGCCATGGGACGGGCCATCGTGCGCGAGCCCAAGGTCTTCCTGTTCGACGAGCCGCTGTCCAACCTGGACGCCAAGCTGCGCGTGGCGATGCGCCTGGAACTGCTGAAGATGCATCGCCGCCTGGGCACCACCAGCCTGTACGTGACCCACGACCAGGTGGAAGCGATGACGCTGGCGCACCGCATGATCGTCATGAACAAGGGCATCCCGGAGCAGATCGGCACGCCCATGGAAGTGTTCGAGAAGCCGGCCTCCACCTTCGTCGCCGGCTTCATCGGCTCGCCGCCGATGAACCTGATCAACGTGCACGCGCACGGCGACGGCACGCTGAAGACCGAGGACGGCCTGGACCTGGCGATTCCGCCCACCGCGGTGCCGGGCGCCGTGCGCGGCCGCGACATCGTCATGGGCATGCGCCCGGAGCACATGGTGCTGAACTCGCCCGGCATGCGGGTCGAGGTGGAGATGGTCGAGACGCTGGGGTCCGAGCAACTGGTGCATTGCCGTTGCGGCAAGGCCGCCGTGGTGGTGCGCTGCACGACCCGGCAGATGCAGGAAGCGGTCATCAAGGCCGGCGACCAGTTGAACATCGGCCCGGACGGCCGGCACGAACTGCACTGGTTCGAAATCCAGGGCGGGAAGCGGGTGAAGGGGACCTGA
- the ugpE gene encoding sn-glycerol-3-phosphate ABC transporter permease UgpE gives MVERRPWLDVLAHAILLCGVAVVAFPLYVTFVASTQTAQEVASAPMSLIPGSHLVSNYMQALFSGSGGGSSGTPVARMMYVSLVMALSISIGKIVISMMSAFAVVYFRFRFRMFFFWMIFVTLMLPVEVRIAPTYKVVADLGLLNSYAGLALPLIASATATFLFRQFFLTVPDELVEAARIDGAGPMRFFRDVLLPLSKTSIAALFVIQFIYGWNQYLWPLLITTKEDMYPVVIGIKRMVSGGDSVTEWNLTMATAMLAMLPPVLVVILMQKWFVKGLVDTEK, from the coding sequence ATGGTTGAGCGCCGTCCCTGGCTGGATGTCCTGGCCCACGCAATCCTGCTCTGCGGCGTGGCCGTGGTGGCATTCCCGCTCTATGTCACCTTCGTCGCGTCCACGCAGACCGCGCAGGAGGTGGCGTCCGCGCCCATGTCGCTGATCCCGGGCTCGCACCTGGTCAGCAACTACATGCAGGCGCTGTTCTCCGGCTCCGGCGGCGGCTCCAGCGGCACGCCGGTGGCCCGCATGATGTACGTCAGCCTGGTCATGGCGCTGTCGATTTCCATCGGCAAGATCGTGATCTCGATGATGTCGGCCTTCGCGGTGGTGTATTTCCGCTTCCGCTTCCGCATGTTCTTCTTCTGGATGATCTTCGTCACGCTGATGCTGCCGGTGGAAGTGCGCATCGCGCCCACCTACAAGGTCGTCGCCGACCTGGGGCTGCTCAACAGCTACGCCGGCCTGGCGCTGCCGCTGATCGCCTCGGCCACCGCCACCTTCCTGTTCCGCCAGTTCTTCCTGACCGTGCCGGACGAACTGGTGGAAGCCGCCCGCATCGACGGCGCCGGCCCCATGCGCTTCTTCCGCGACGTGCTGCTGCCTTTGTCGAAGACCAGCATCGCCGCGCTGTTCGTCATCCAGTTCATCTACGGCTGGAACCAGTACCTGTGGCCCCTGCTCATCACGACCAAGGAAGACATGTACCCGGTGGTGATCGGCATCAAGCGCATGGTCAGCGGCGGCGACAGTGTGACGGAATGGAATCTCACCATGGCGACCGCCATGCTGGCCATGCTGCCGCCCGTGCTGGTCGTGATCCTCATGCAGAAATGGTTCGTCAAGGGCCTGGTCGACACGGAGAAGTGA
- the ugpA gene encoding sn-glycerol-3-phosphate ABC transporter permease UgpA: MEKRVVFGHKTLPYLLLAPQLIITIVFFFLPAGQAMWQSMRLEDAFGLSSEFVGLANFADLFRQGEYLNSFQTTAVFSVLVAFVGLAVSLLLAVMADRVIKGAAVYKTLLIWPYAVAPAVVGVLWLFLFSPAVGILAVALRNVGVDWNPRLDGNQAMILVLIAAVWKQISYNFLFFLAGLQSIPRSLIEAAAIDGASPTRRFWSIVFPLLSPTTFFLLVVNVIYAFFDTFAVIDTTTQGGPGTSTSILVYKVYRDGFVGLDLGSSAAQSVILMFIVVILTVVQFRYIDRKVQY, encoded by the coding sequence ATGGAAAAACGCGTCGTATTCGGCCACAAGACCCTGCCCTACCTGCTGCTCGCGCCGCAGTTGATCATCACCATCGTATTTTTCTTCCTCCCCGCGGGACAGGCCATGTGGCAGTCCATGCGCCTGGAGGACGCCTTCGGCCTGTCGTCGGAATTCGTTGGCCTGGCCAACTTCGCCGACCTGTTCAGGCAGGGCGAATACCTCAATTCCTTCCAGACCACCGCGGTGTTCTCCGTGCTGGTGGCCTTCGTCGGCCTGGCCGTCTCGCTGCTGCTGGCCGTGATGGCCGACCGCGTGATCAAGGGCGCCGCCGTCTACAAGACCCTGCTGATCTGGCCCTACGCCGTGGCGCCCGCCGTCGTCGGCGTGCTGTGGCTGTTCCTGTTCTCGCCGGCGGTGGGCATCCTGGCCGTGGCGCTGCGCAACGTCGGCGTGGACTGGAATCCGCGCCTGGACGGCAACCAGGCCATGATCCTGGTGCTGATCGCGGCGGTGTGGAAGCAGATCTCCTACAACTTCCTGTTCTTCCTGGCCGGCCTGCAGTCCATCCCGCGCTCGCTGATCGAGGCGGCCGCCATCGACGGCGCCTCGCCCACGCGCCGCTTCTGGAGCATCGTCTTCCCGCTGCTGTCGCCCACCACCTTCTTCCTGCTGGTGGTGAACGTCATCTATGCGTTCTTCGACACCTTCGCGGTCATCGACACCACCACCCAGGGGGGCCCCGGCACCTCCACCTCCATCCTGGTCTACAAGGTGTACCGCGACGGTTTCGTCGGCCTGGACCTGGGCTCGTCGGCCGCGCAGTCGGTGATCCTGATGTTCATCGTCGTGATCCTGACCGTGGTCCAGTTCCGCTACATCGACCGCAAGGTCCAGTACTGA